The sequence below is a genomic window from Pongo abelii isolate AG06213 chromosome 15, NHGRI_mPonAbe1-v2.0_pri, whole genome shotgun sequence.
agaccagcctggccaacatggtgaaaccccatctctactaaaaaatacaaaaattagcccgtcatggtggtggatgcctgtaatcccagctacttgggaggctgacgcaagagaaacgcttgaacctgggaggtggagtttgcagtgagccgagatcataccactgtactccagcctgagtgacagagtgagactgtctcaaaaaaaaaaaaaaaaggcaaaaatcccCAAAAGAATGATAGCAACTTGAATctaataatgtttaaaaagagaATGCATCATGACCAAGTTAGGTTTATCCCAGAGATTCAACAATtgtgttttttttgctttttttgttttgttttgttttgttttgttttgttttgtttttgagacggagtctcactctgtcacccaggctggagtgcagtggtgtgatctcagcttactgcaacctccacctcccaggttcaagcgataatcctgcctcagcctcccaagtagctgggactacaggtgcgtgccaccacacccggctaattttttgtatttttagtagagatgggacttcactgtgttagccaggatggtcttgatctcctaacctcatgatctgccctcgtcggcctcccaaattgctgggattacaggcgtgagccactgtgcctggccaataattgtttaatatttagaaattgaCGTTAGTTCAAGTGGAGCGAGCAAACCGAGTGGTTGTGTGGTCACATCTCAGAAACCGGTCGCACTAGCAGCATGCTTGGCCAACTGACTGAAGAGCAGATTTCAGAATTCAAAGAAGCTTTTTCACTATTTGAAAAAGATGGTGATGGAACTATAACAACCAAAGAATTGGGAACTGCAATGACGTCTTTTGGGCAGAATCCCACAGAAGCAGAGTTACAGGACATGATTAGTGAATTAGATGCCGATGGTAATAGCACAGTTGACTTCCGAGAATTTCTGACAATGacggcaagaaaaataaaagacacagacagtGAAGAAGAAATTAGAGATGCATTCAGTGTGTTTGAGCAGGATGGCCATGGTTCTATTAGTGCTGCAGAATTTCACCATCTGATGACAAACCTTGGAGAGAAGTTAACAGATGAAGAAGTTGATGAAATAATCAGGGAAGCAGATACTGATAGTGATGGTCAAGTAAACTATGAAGAGTTTATACAGATGATGACAGCAAAGCGAAGACCTTGTACAGAATATGTTAAATTTC
It includes:
- the LOC103892390 gene encoding calmodulin-1-like; translated protein: MLGQLTEEQISEFKEAFSLFEKDGDGTITTKELGTAMTSFGQNPTEAELQDMISELDADGNSTVDFREFLTMTARKIKDTDSEEEIRDAFSVFEQDGHGSISAAEFHHLMTNLGEKLTDEEVDEIIREADTDSDGQVNYEEFIQMMTAKRRPCTEYVKFLVQNSYLPFLLTYL